From Variimorphobacter saccharofermentans, one genomic window encodes:
- a CDS encoding TadE family protein translates to MTLRKRMLSKQTLQGSMTVEAAFVMPIVIFVVFALLYLSFYLHDKCRIQGIINKTLHKASITLKHEADIDTGNLSYETIGERGVFYLLMGNNDMEASQIQQYLQQELSEGLFLTRIAEVNSEVGKTKVKLSVETETSVSLYWVKQLFSSLAHGTIKEDSGIHNPAETLRQMEVVLDSGSRMKGVSQLKDKLEGIFGK, encoded by the coding sequence GTGACTCTGAGAAAAAGGATGCTATCAAAGCAGACACTACAGGGTAGCATGACGGTTGAGGCGGCCTTTGTCATGCCCATCGTTATTTTTGTTGTTTTTGCACTGTTGTATCTCTCCTTTTATCTTCATGATAAGTGCAGAATACAGGGAATTATCAATAAAACCTTGCATAAAGCAAGTATTACTCTGAAGCATGAGGCTGATATAGATACCGGAAACCTTAGTTATGAAACAATTGGAGAAAGAGGAGTCTTCTATCTTCTGATGGGAAATAATGATATGGAAGCCTCCCAGATCCAGCAATACTTACAGCAAGAGTTATCGGAGGGGCTATTCTTAACAAGAATTGCCGAGGTAAATTCAGAGGTCGGAAAGACCAAGGTTAAGCTATCGGTTGAAACCGAAACATCAGTATCGTTATATTGGGTAAAGCAGTTATTTAGTTCTTTGGCGCATGGGACGATCAAAGAAGATAGTGGGATTCACAACCCCGCTGAAACGTTACGGCAAATGGAAGTAGTGTTGGATTCTGGCTCGAGGATGAAAGGTGTGAGTCAATTAAAAGATAAACTGGAGGGAATCTTCGGGAAGTAA
- a CDS encoding A24 family peptidase: MAESTMTISMGLLLLFCGIQDTVKKKVYLWIITLGAFIVIACLPFCYSISIADRICGLALGLSVVVLSKATGGKIGMGDGMLLCITGLGLGFWSNLELFAIALILAAIVSIFLLMLRLADRKKSIPFIPFLLIGYVILMLSEYGIGV; the protein is encoded by the coding sequence CAGTATGGGATTATTATTACTGTTTTGTGGGATACAGGATACCGTTAAGAAAAAGGTATATCTCTGGATCATTACTCTGGGAGCCTTTATTGTAATTGCATGTTTACCTTTTTGCTACTCGATATCTATAGCAGATCGAATATGTGGACTGGCTCTGGGTTTGTCCGTAGTGGTTCTAAGCAAAGCCACAGGAGGAAAGATTGGAATGGGAGATGGTATGTTGTTATGCATTACCGGATTGGGACTGGGGTTTTGGAGTAATCTGGAGCTATTTGCCATTGCTCTGATTCTGGCTGCCATTGTATCAATTTTTTTATTGATGCTTCGCCTAGCAGATCGAAAGAAAAGTATACCTTTTATCCCGTTCCTGCTAATAGGTTATGTTATTCTAATGCTATCAGAATACGGTATCGGAGTATAA
- a CDS encoding DUF6382 domain-containing protein, which translates to MEVEYKKDLRNNYMVIKGEDYEEERYSIKMMEYQSLQGLLALNHKCLDNRVLYYYDITAKQSMFHYFDKTVLSYERLKKIISRILSVIDEVYNYLLNEDNFILQPDYIYLDVTTDEPYLCYYPGYQKNIKEQMNGLIEFLMNKVDYHDKEAVLLVYQLYSVSREEHFTFEQLHNLLNKQIEEMVPDNVKGKREPASTRKYEKTEEEYFTQRNEKQEEKSETTVLQKNKVKRKGILQQANTIQSKRTINRIKAKSDIPVMLERIEDEVEINTYPPATYLYTVLCLTGGVMIVIAALTSGILYNQFGNRMDYTKVCALLLILICTEGYFLKKIWDKKNKQARITPRKSYINPREDQEDPSSLHRDEKDEPEEGDILPEQVDVHEQAGLRASVFLRNTTQSQQEESYDSNPTCFLNEEAINCISEDALSPCINENKEQKEFMLKPVDEINYSTISITDFPFFIGKLKKNVDYCLKNDVVSRYHAKITKEQDQFYITDLNSTNGTYVNQEILQSYQKKEIQLGDEVAFANIRYIFLYDLC; encoded by the coding sequence ATGGAAGTGGAGTATAAAAAAGACCTACGAAATAATTATATGGTAATAAAGGGGGAGGATTACGAAGAGGAACGATACAGTATTAAAATGATGGAGTATCAATCGCTTCAAGGACTTCTGGCGTTAAATCACAAATGTTTGGATAACCGGGTTCTTTATTATTATGATATTACTGCAAAGCAATCCATGTTCCATTATTTTGATAAAACGGTATTATCCTATGAGAGACTTAAGAAGATAATCAGTAGAATACTTTCCGTTATTGACGAGGTTTATAACTATTTACTGAATGAGGATAATTTTATTTTGCAACCGGACTACATCTACTTGGATGTTACTACAGATGAGCCTTATTTATGCTACTATCCCGGATATCAAAAAAACATTAAGGAGCAAATGAATGGCTTAATCGAGTTCTTAATGAATAAGGTGGATTATCATGATAAGGAAGCGGTTTTATTAGTATATCAGCTTTATTCCGTCAGCAGGGAGGAACATTTCACCTTTGAACAGCTTCATAATCTCCTGAATAAACAGATTGAAGAAATGGTACCTGATAACGTCAAGGGAAAAAGAGAACCTGCATCAACGAGAAAATATGAGAAAACAGAAGAGGAATATTTCACCCAAAGGAATGAGAAACAGGAGGAAAAGTCGGAAACTACCGTATTACAAAAGAACAAAGTTAAACGAAAAGGTATTCTGCAGCAGGCAAATACCATACAGTCTAAGAGGACTATAAATCGAATAAAAGCGAAATCGGATATTCCTGTTATGCTAGAAAGAATTGAAGATGAAGTTGAGATAAATACCTACCCACCCGCTACATACCTCTATACAGTACTATGTCTGACAGGAGGAGTAATGATTGTTATAGCAGCACTTACAAGTGGAATTTTATATAATCAATTTGGAAACCGTATGGATTATACAAAGGTATGTGCTCTATTGCTAATTCTTATTTGTACAGAAGGATATTTTCTCAAGAAAATATGGGATAAGAAAAACAAACAGGCTCGTATCACCCCGCGAAAAAGCTATATAAATCCAAGAGAGGATCAAGAAGACCCATCCTCATTACATCGTGATGAGAAGGATGAACCAGAAGAGGGCGATATATTACCAGAACAGGTCGATGTACATGAACAGGCAGGGTTAAGAGCTTCGGTATTCTTGAGGAATACCACACAAAGTCAGCAAGAGGAAAGTTATGATAGTAACCCAACCTGCTTTCTCAATGAGGAAGCAATTAATTGTATAAGTGAAGATGCTTTGAGTCCATGTATAAATGAAAATAAGGAGCAAAAAGAATTTATGCTCAAGCCTGTGGATGAAATAAACTATTCCACAATATCAATTACCGATTTCCCCTTTTTCATCGGAAAACTTAAGAAAAATGTGGATTACTGCCTGAAAAACGACGTAGTCAGTCGATATCATGCCAAAATTACGAAGGAACAGGACCAATTCTATATCACAGA